TTTAATCATCTTGTCACCCAGGAACCTTTCTCTTTGATGATGCCTTCAGTTATAAGCAATGAAGTTTTAAAGCAGTAGCACTTTTTTccagtatttaaaatatttagagcCTCTTTTTTTTACTGACAATAGGTTACAAAATCATGAATTTAAATCACTCTGAATACTCTTTCCAGGCTAAATTGTTGTGTAGACCCAATTCAGTGTGACAGCAAACCTCCAGAGGTAGTGGGACATAATGAGTGGAATAGTCTGAAAATTACAAGGATAAAGTGAGTGCTGTGTGGGCAGCTATGCTGAGAGGAACATAACGGGCCATGGAGAGAGAGTGCTGTCATGGAGAGTTGGGTGCTTTGGATGACACCAAGCAGAGCATGTAGAGTTCTCCCCGAATCCTCTACCTCTGAATGTCCTCTACTGCCTTGCCGGTTTTCATACAGGAGCGAGATGCCTTGAGGCTCGTACACCTTCTGGGGTTTCACAGAAAGCTCTCTGTAAGTCCACGGAAGGTTCTGGAGATCTTTAGTGACACAGCTACCTCAAGGCCATCTCCTCCCATGGAGTCACCCATGCCACCCACTTCTCCCCGACTCATTGCTGTCTCTATTTTGTTGTGGCTCTTATGTTCCTTAATGCTCTTAAATGAAAATTCAGAGAATGTGCTGttatctgtgtttttgtctttaaacGTTTCTCCAAGTGCATCATAGCAGGGCTTCTGTTAGAGAGGAAAAAGTGTGTAAAATTGTAACAAaattgttatttgatgttaaataACGTAAATAATCTTGACCTGTTTAAATTGTGAGACAAATGTTAAAATCAACATTTAAGAaagtcaaaatgaaaatttacccCGTGTATTTTATTAGTACACATTCATCTGTGCACATTACTCCAGATTCAGAAAAGTGTTCATTTTAATAACTTGCCCCACCTCTGAAATTACCTTCTTTAGCTGATACCACAAATCTCTGTTATGTTTTCAACCCCCTTCCTCCAACCAACAGGTTCATATGGTACATGATATCCACTTTTCAGCATTCAGTCAGTTTCAGATGAATACATTCAAGTCCTATCTTACACCTTTCCTCACTGAATATGCTAGTCGGTTACATGTGTAAATATTCAGATCATAGAAGTGAAGTAAGTTTCAGGTTCACTTTAAAAGAAAACATACTGCATATTAGAGATCTGCATCATTTtgcgacattttttttttcttttttttttcttaactgtaTGGTAAACATAAGTCCAATGTCCATCTAATTTATGCAtcaatacataaaaatatgacTATGATAtggtacaatgttttttttttacagtgcaataatgattattcatgcatttttattattttattttttctttgttttattcattcattcattcatttcctttttaaaaatatatattattatttatgttgaaatatttatttaataaatgtttaactgCAGAAGTGTACTTCAGGACACATACAGTATTTGGTTCAAATGTCTTATACTTTATTCATGTTCAAAAACTAtcaataatgttatataatatgatttttaaagatgtattttctATCGTGTACAAAATGTCCCATCCTAAgggatttaataaaaataaaaatacaaattgacATCAGAGAGAGACAAGCTACCTGTTTGAGGAAGTGAATGACATCCTTTCACCTTTTCTAAGAATAATTCACCTTTCGCAAGGTccggtttctctctttctctgtaatTACCAGATTCTCATTATTTATAGTCATCTTTATTCATATTCCTCAAAGCAGTCACCAACTGCAGCACATTCCTTTGTGAATTAATAATCAGAAGTTTGTGTGATTGGAAATAGATGCATTCTCTTTTTGGGTTACAGGAAGCAAAATGTGTCAGACCAAAATGTGCTAAGATTTCCCTCCTCATTAATTAAACCTCCTGAAGAGATCGTGCTGAGCTGCTCTCCAGTGTGCCTTCAGATCACTTCAGACACCGACTCCCTTggctcacatgtacacacaacaACACCCAGAAATTaatgtgaaagtgaaaataaGCAAAATCGCTGAAATTAGTTGAAGACCGCAGGTGTCAGCTGCCACTCATTGGTTCTTAATACAATTTCATCCTACTGCTTCTCTCTTGCCTGCTTCATTAATCATGGTAGATATATAAGGGGTCCTATATACTTTACATGCAAATACATCAGTGCTCTAATGAAAAGCTCACGACAGTTAAAAGCCATGAATGTAGATAATAACATCTCTTAAACCAACAGATCTCTCAGTTTGTCAGTAGGATATCCGTTTCACTTTTTTATGCCATTCTctgttgttttattatatttaactcAAGCTCTTTTTATGaatcttattttattatatatacaacAGCTGTGCATTATGATCCTATGTTGTGCATCACTGATATGATAGCTTGGGCTCATCACACATGGCTTGAGCTTTTTGTAGGGATTTTTATACCCCCATTATAATGTTTAGTTATAGAAGAGTGTTTGAAATCCACCTGTGAAGTCTAACTACAGTGTGGCTATTTTTTCTATATTCACTAGTACTGGAAGCTttcagtgtattattattattaatatatatatatattttttttaatataaagtctattttgaataaattacagtttgccACTGTGTTAGCTAAAGTGGGTCTTGACAAAATTCTTGAActtgatattaataaaaaagtaaaaaataaattactggtgtgtttttttttttaatttgctaaataaacacaaaaacttttataataAGCTCAATATGTTACGTAAActtgacacagacacacacacacacacacacatatatatgtatatatatgtatatatatatatatatatatatatataattattattattattattattatatatttttatttttgagagcAGCCATATTAAGAGAAGACAAGAAGACAGTCTAATTTGTGCTTCTGAATAATGTTAATCAGACATTATAGTCATAAATTCCAaacaaggaggaaaaaaaaaacattaaacacgtttacagtaaaacagtattatTGCTGGGAAATATTACGATTTACAATTtactggtcacacacacacacacacacacacacacacacacacacacacacacacacatatatatatatatatatatatatatatatatatatatatatgtttaatttaataacagTTTTTGTCTGAACAGAGAGGCAGGGAGGATTGACGCTTTTTTTAATCGAGCAAGAATCGGGCTGCTAAGTGACGTAATTTCCGACGGGGTCCTCTCATTCTCAGGCACAGAGAGCAGGTTGTGGGACGTGATCCTGTCTGCAGTGTGACACAGTACTATTAACCAAAATGTACTATAAGGTCAGCGGAGTCACTGGGAAGTTAACGGGAGCCACAGCAGCGTCCGCTTACAGCCCGCAGGTACTCAGACCTTCCGCCGCTGTTCTGTGAGAAGCGAGAATCTGGACTGACCTTCACAGACACTCGGTCACTGCGCAAGGCTGGCTTTATACTGGGCTGATATTATAAACACTCACGACTACCTTTGGTTACTGTAAAGCGTTGTCTTAGATTGAAAGTAATGTAGTCTACGTTTGTCATTAACGATAATGAATCCGAGTAATCATAGACGAACGCCAGAGCTACAGTTCGGCCTCAGCAGGATTTTATAGCTCCTTAAAACACAGTTCCTCTGAGGTCCTGGGAGCCAGCTGTTGAAAGGAAACAACGGTTTTGGCATGAACAGaaattattccaaataaaattaagtaaaaagtcCAGGTCTATTTGTTTAATGTCAAGGACAGCTGTAGAGTTAAAATCTCTGTTCCATTCCCTTCTAAAATGTGTTTACCTTCAGTTCTTTATCATGATCTCATCTCTTCAGTCCGTGACTtggataaaaaaacattttcagcaaTCCTCATGCAGCTATTTTCTCCTCCTACAATTAATATTGAGTGTCTTCATAATTCTCCAAAGAGGTTAAAACACCATACGACTGTTATATAGTCAGGATAGAGTATTAATTGAATAGTTTTTGGATGTCTGATATGAGTTTATACAGATTTGTAGACTACATGGTCATCTTGCGATATGGTTCACTGTGAGTGACCTTTGAACGGTGTAGAGCGGTGCAATTTTGTCCCTTTGTGTTTAGTTGAAGAAGATGCCATCATAGGGGTTTGGATTGATGTTAAGATAAGTGAATAATGCCAATAGTCATTTTTTGGTGTTGTAATGTCTCTGCGGCTCATCCGTCGTTGTGTGTGTCCTGAAAGGGGCTGAAGGCCATAGTTCCCTCTCAAGCTCCTCCCATGATCTTTGCGGTACCAACCAAGGTGGTTTCAGAGACCGGCTCCGTGGCACACTACATGGGAATCAACAAAGTTCCTGAGCTGCAGAAGATTTTCCAGGTGTTGCACTGTGATTTTTGATATGTGAATTTTTCATGACCCAGTGATTTAgatatttcattacagaaaaggTATTCCATCCCCTTCgactaatttctttttttatttgaaacttgGATATGAGCCAAAACTTTATGAACACTTGCATCAAAACATCCCAAAACAGTGTCACATTTTGCAACACCCGAGTTAAAAACAGAAGACTCAAAACAGTACAGCTAATATTATAAATTCAAACTCTAAATTGTAATTGGAAAAGCCACATTCAGGTTCATTGATAAAGAGCAGATGTGTCATTgaatagggcttgggcgtcgtgacgtcattactCGCTGTGGCCGCCATGTTGAaggcctcctttactgctacttgGACTACTGCGCATACTGCGTACTCCCTCTCagccgtgtgtcttaatttgattaattaaaaatctgtttcaaccatggtaaaccgttgctgtattgtggggtgtaatagcCCAACACATAATCGCCATGGGGGGAAAAAATGAGAAGGGATTAACCTTCcaccgctttcctgcttggaggcgcgaccacggagaccataacatctgaatatttactttatatagcttaagtcaacattgaacaTAAGGGAAATTTCCTgggttactcatccaaaatacgggaaaatttcaacattcatctttctgttgctatccctctgctgacagcaaaaattcgtactacaaaactgctacattaactaacgttaagcgatttgtgaagctaggtctaccttttttttttttgatataatAATCAACACTTAAAAATTTAGCGTTATGAAAACAttcaattttacagtttttatatattttatgataaTTATATTAACCTTTAAAGGTGGTTGTCATAACTTGTTTTCACGATAggtttattaaatcaataaatgagATCACTAACAGGttacttaaaaatataatgtaatatagtgCCTGTGTTTAGCAAAACGCTCATCTCGATTTTTTACGAGATTATGGATAATGAATGTCTTTCCGGAGGCAAATGTAACGTTACATGAAATTGTGTTTTATATCAAAATTAACAAAACACAAAGCTTACTGCAATCATTGGATGGGAGGCACACTACAAGTGATGTTCAGGGAGGTGTTGTTCATGCAATCATTATCGCTTTATCCAAATGAAGATTGAGCGAAAACAATGAATCGTTATTGTAAGTCCCGACCTAGAATGAATCAGTTGCCAGCACCTCAATGATCTGGGATTGAGCAATTAAATGTGTtatgattaaaatatgaaaattaaaaagaCGGATAATAATagattgacagatttttttacgACCCTGTCCATCAAAATGACTGACCATGTTAAAGTGTAACGCAACCTCTGATAAATATATAAGCTGATTGTATTctataaaatctattttttgtgtgtttaacaCTGTGACCTATTGCAGAAATCAGATGGAGCACCGGTTCACCTGAAGCGTGGAGTCATGGACAAGATGCTGTATAGGACCACGATGGGCTTGACGATTGGCGGCACCCTCTACTGTTTAATGGCTCTCTATATTGCTGCCCAGCCCCGAAAACCACAGTGACATGCCCTGCCTGTGCCCTGTGTAATTcttaaaaatattgtaaatattatggTTGGAGTGATGacagatttttgtcattttgctcTAAAAGACtgacagaattgttttatttacacCAGCATTTTGATTTCACTCACTGGTTAAACAAGTACATCTAGATCAATGTGAGCAGCATCTGATTTTATTTCAtatgtacatttattatataaGAGTTTATTGTATCTGGTTCGGTCAGTCATTGTTCTCATGGGGCCATCTGATGAGCCTCTCTTTCTAGACAGTGATTTGCCTTgacagtctgttttttttttttttaacaatcagGGATGTTAATAATGCACACTGATGTACTGACCTATTCGCATCACCTCATATCTTTTGAGTAAATGACAGCAAGCTTGTCAGCCTGTAAATGAAGTCCTTGCGATTTGTATCTAgcagaataaatatattttgtttgtaaaatgCTTCTTGTGTGTCATCTTTGTTGAGCTGGAACAGTGGATGGCCTTTGATTATTAGCAACAACATCCTGTGGTCTTCAGCTCCATCTCATCATGCAGGATATGAGTCTGATGGGATTGTAAGTGTTATTAGTGTTAATCGATACATAAAACCATTTCAAAACCTATAATTCACTGATATTAGATTAGTTCTTTGGGGTACAGTGTTATCAGTCACATTTTGAGTTAGGCAACCAGATAATAAACATTTCTATTGATTCTTGGCAGTATAGGGCAAACACAGTGCTGCATAATGCCcactatttatgtttttataaaatgtgaAATGAGCATCTGTCTTGGATTCATCCTCTACTATAGTGGTGCTGTATTGATTTCAGGTATACAATGTGGTTCAGGTTTAATTAAAACCCTGAACCCTTAATATGCCATTTAAACTGAGCCCAAACTACTTCACATACAGACTGAGCTGAATTCAGTCTTTTTCATTTCAGTCTCCAGTCTGTTATTCAAAATTCTAACCAACGGTGATGTCATCTTAAAATGTCCATACTGAAATGTTATTGGTCTTTTCTCGatgtttacattgttacaaacataacattattttaaactcTATTCATTGAAGAGTGTCAATCAGGcagcacaaggttttttttttttttttcaattgaagaaatgcagcattggagacttctttaaaaacatttaaagatgcTGAACCAAATGGAACGTAGTGCATTTAAACACGATCACAGAAACCAAGCTTGCATTTTTACTAAATATCAACACTGCTGGAAATATCGGGGTATTTCAAAAGTGTGATATCCAGCCCTGATAATTAATagaaattactaaaatattttcaactttttaataggttaatttgtatattttaatgtttagaaATTATTCTCATGACCATCATCACTCTAAAATTATTATATGTTGTCAAGACAAACAActtgtaatagtaataataaaaaaaaaaccttccatagCATCTCAAAACTGTTTTAAACCTCCCAAAAAGGAGCATTAAAAGTaagaataattaaaagaaaaaatgtattgatTACATGTATTAGCCATTTTCAATTTAACAccatctctttctctgtctgaatCTTGGTGCGGTGCACAGAGAGCTGGTGCTCGCCTGCAGTTATAAAAATATACAGCTAAGACTGGCATGATGGACCCATCTCTCAGATAGTGATTACAGCAGGACAGAACACAGTGCCCTGGTCACACAGGTCTTTGCTGCCATTAGACCAACAGTCTGGAACTTCCAGGCAACAGTGTCATTAATGTTATTTATGCCATCTTATCTCTGTTTGCTATCGACCCATACAGCATAATTGCATATTTGTTAATGCCTATGAGACATGATCATTTATTTGCTGAAGTATTACTGCTACAGCAGTTCTCATAGCAACTGACTGGGTGTAATAACTAGCCTGGTAAAACAAAAGCCTCTACAAACAACTACCCTGACCTCACCTACATGGAAAGCTAATGCAGGTGAAACTGGCACACACTAATTGAGAAGCACATCTGCTGTCTTATTTTAGTTCTCACGACATACTGCTTTTCTGCTCCCCAGtgtatttatttactaaataGCAACCTTTGTGATGCATTGTGTGAaaataatttacagtttaataaaaTGTGTCCTTGGAACTGATTCATTAAAGGCATGTGCTCTCAGGAAGCTGTAAGTGTTTCAAAGATTGAGAGTATGACAAAAAAAAGCACTCTGGGCCTTTTGACATTTCCaatgaaaaattacattaaaacaactTTCCTTTAGTGTGTAAAATGGTacccagcctaaaaaaaaaaccataaaatggctaaaacaattataaattaacaataaaaaaaacaattataaaaataaaataattatagacAAAAAGTAAAGCTATGATACTAATATACTGCTTTAAAaaagtgagtatatatatatatatatatatatatatatatacagtacagaccaaaagtttggacacaccttctcattcaaagagttttctttattttcatgactatgaaaattgtagattcacactgaaggcat
Above is a genomic segment from Carassius carassius chromosome 30, fCarCar2.1, whole genome shotgun sequence containing:
- the LOC132110931 gene encoding cytochrome c oxidase subunit 7A-related protein, mitochondrial-like — its product is MYYKVSGVTGKLTGATAASAYSPQGLKAIVPSQAPPMIFAVPTKVVSETGSVAHYMGINKVPELQKIFQKSDGAPVHLKRGVMDKMLYRTTMGLTIGGTLYCLMALYIAAQPRKPQ